The Candidatus Hydrogenisulfobacillus filiaventi sequence GTCCACGCCGTCGGGCCGCACCGCCGCGACCGCCGCTGCGACCGTCTCCACCCGCAGCCCGCCGGCCAGCCACAGCGACTGCCCGGCGGGGATGCGCTCCGGCCGCCGCCAGTCCCAGGCCTGGCCCGAACCCGGGACCTTGCCGTCGATGAGCCAGACCTCCGCCCCCGGATGCGGGTGAGGACCGGAGTAGATGGCCCGGCCGCCCCCCGCCCGGACCGCGTCCACCCAGCCCTGAGGGCCGCGGCCGTGCACCTGCAAAGAGATGCCGGGGAGGGCGCCCAGGAGCGCGTCCACCAGGCTCGCGTCAGGGTCCCGCAGCACCGCCACCCACCGGGACCGTTCCAGGCCCGGCAGCGCATCCACCAGCGCCTGCGCCTGGTCCAGGCTTACCTGCCGGCGGCTCGGCGCCAGCACCAGGCCGAGATAATCCGCCCCCGCCGCCAGGGCATCCCGGGCCTCCGCCGGGCGGGTGATCCCGCAGATCTTTACCGCGAACCCCATGCGTTAATCCCATCCAACAGGGTGCCCCCCCGCATCAGGGTCTCCCCCACCAGGATGCCGCGGTAGCCCCAGGAGCGGGCCAGCAGGGCCTCCTCGGCCGTCCGGTAGCCGCTCTCGCTGAGTGCCGTTACCCCGGGCGGCAGGCGGGGGGCCATCTCCCGCGAGAAGTCGAGCCGGGTCTCGAAGCTGTCCAGGTCCCGGTTGTTCACCCCCACGAAGCGGGCGCCGGCGGCCAGCGCCTGGTCCAGCTCGGCCGGGCTGTGCACCTCCGTAAGGGCGTCCAGGCCCAGGGCTGCCGCCGCTTCCAGCAAGGCCTGGAGCCGGCCGGCATCCCCGTCCAGGATGCGGACAATGACCAGGACCGCGTCCGCTCCCCAGGCCCAGGCCTCCTCCACCTGCAGGGGGTCCCGGAGGAAGTCCTTCCGCAACACCGGCAGTCCCACCGCCTCCCGCACCGCCGCCAGGTGCTCCAGGCTCCCGGCGAAGAAGTCGGGTTCGGTCAGGACCGAGATGGCGGCCGCGCCCCGGGCCTCGTACCCGCGGGCCTGGGCCACCGGGTCATACCGATCGGTCAACCACCCCTTGGAGGGGGAACGGTGCTTGCATTCCGCCACCACCCCGAAGCCCCGGCGGCGGATGGCCTCGGCCATAGGCCGGGGCGGTCCCGCCGTCCGCGTGCGGGGGACCCCGGCCTGTTTCAGCCGCGCCACCCGGGCATCCGTGCGGGCCGTAATCTCCTCCAGGAACATCCGCCTTTCCCCCTTCCGGACGCAGCCGCCACGACCTTAGCGGGCGGCCGCCTGCGAGCGTTCCACCAGCCGGTCGAGCACGGTCCGGGCCCGGCCGCCGGCGATGCTGGCCCGGGCCAGCTCCACCCCCTCGCGGGGATCGGCGGCAGCCCCCGCCACGAACAGGGCCACCCCTGCATTGGCCAGCACCATGTCCAGATGCGGCCCCGCCTCCCCCGCCAGCACCCGCCGGCAGATGGCGGCATTGGCAGCCGGATCGCCGCCCCGCATCGCCTCCACCGGATAGCGCGGCAGGCCCAGGTCCTCGGGCGTCAGCTCCCCGCTCCGCACCTGATCGCCATCCACCAGGGCATAGCGGGTGGGGCCGGCCAGGGAGACCTCGTCGAGACCGCCGGCCCCGTGCACCACCATCGCCCGGCGGGTACCTAGGCGCCGCAGCACCTCCGCCAGCGGCTCGACCCAGTCGGCGGCAAAGACGCCCAGGAGCTGCATCTCGGGCGCCACCGGATTGGTCAGGGGCCCCAGGATGTTGAAGACGGTGCGCACCCCCAGTTCCCGGCGCGGCCCGGCGGCGTAGCGCATGGAGGTGTGCACGTTCTGGGCGAAGAGGAACCCGAAGCCGACCTCGTCCACCAGCTCCCCCATCACCGCCGGCGGCAGGGCCAGGTTGACCCCCAGGCTCTCCAGCAGGTCGGCGCTGCCCGAACGGGAGGAGGCGGAACGGTTGCCGTGCTTGGCGACCGTCACTCCCGCCCCGGCCGCCACCAGGGCAGCCACCGTGGAGACGTTGAAGGTGAAGGAACGGTCGCCGCCGGTGCCGCAGGTATCGATCACCGGTCGCCGCTGCACCGCTACCGGGGCAGCATGCCGGCGCATGGCCCGGGCGAACCCGGTCAGTTCCTCCACCGTTTCCCCCCGCATGCGCAAGGCGATAAGGATGCCGGCAATCTGCACGGGGGTGGCCGCGCCCTCCATGATGCGGTCCATGAGGGTCTCGGCCTCGGCCTCGGTCAGCCGTTGCCCCTCGGTCAGGGCCGCCAGGGCCCCGGCCACGTCCATCGCTTCCGCATTCACCATCCTGCATCCCTCCTTCACTGCCCGCGGCTAGCCGCGGCGCGCCGCATCCGCCCGCACGGGGGTCTTCCGGCTCCCGGGATAGGCCTGGGCCAGGAAGCGGTCGATAATGGCCCCCCCGTCCGGGGTCAGGACCGATTCCGGGTGGAACTGGATGCCGTAGATCGGCAGTTCGCGGTGCCGGAGGGACATGACGGTGCCGTCGTCGGACCAGCCGTCCACGATCAGCTCCGGCACCCCGGCCACATCCACCGCCAGGGAATGGTAGCGGCCGGCGGGAAAGCCGTCGTCCAGCCCCGCCAGCAGTCCCTCCCCCCGGTGCCGGATCCGGTCCTGTTTGCCGTGCATCAGCCGGGGGGCGGGGACGATGCGCCCCCCGAAGGCCACCGCGATGGCCTGATGACCCAGACACACCCCCAGCACCGGCAGGCGGCGGGCGGCGGCCGCCCGGACAAACGCGACCGTCATGCCGGCCGCTTCCGGAGTGCCGGGACCGGGGGACAGGACGGCACAGGCGGGATTCCAGGCCAGCAGTTCCTCCGGCGTATAAGCGTCGTTGCGGACCACCAGCACCTCCCCCGTGCGCTCCCCCAGCATCTGCACCAGGTTATAGGTAAAGGAATCGTAGTTGTCGATGACCAGGGTCATAGCCATTCCTCATCCGCCTCCTCCAGGACCGCCAGCGCCGCCCGCGCCTTGTTGAGGGACTCCTGGTACTCCCGGTCGGGGTCGGAGTCGGCCACGATTCCCGCGCCTGCCTGCACCCGGGCCCGGCCGTTCTGCACCTCAATGGTGCGGATGGTGATGCAGGCATCGAGGTCGCCCCGGTGCGAGACATACCCCACCACCCCGCCATAGGCCCGCCGTCCTTCGGGTTCCAGCTCGTCGATGATCTCCATGGCCCGGATCTTGGGCGCCCCGGTGAGGGTGCCGGCGGGAAAGGTCGCAGCCAGGGCATCGAGGGCGTCATAAGCCGGCGCCAGCTCCCCGCTCACCTCGGACACGATGTGCATGACATGGGAATAGCTCTCGCGCACCATCATGGCGTCCACGGTCACGCTGCCGTAGCGGCTGACCCGCCCCAGGTCGTTGCGGACCAGGTCCACCAGCATCACATGCTCGGCCCGTTCCTTCTCATCGTGGATGAGCTCCTCCCACAGGCGCTCGTCCTCCGCCCGGGTGGCCCCGCGCGGGCGGGTCCCGGCAATGGGCCGGCTGACCACCCGCCCGGCATTGACCCGCACCAGCGCCTCCGGCGAGGCGCCCACCAGCGTGCGCCGCGGGGTTTCCAGGAAAAAGAGGTAGGGGGAGGGGTTGAGGCGCCGCAGGCGGCGGTAGAGGCTTAAGCTGTCCCCCTGCACCTCTACCTCCATGGCCTGGGACAGCACCACCTGGAAGATGTCCCCGGCCCGGATGTACTCCTTGGCCCGCAGCACCGCCTCCCGGAAACCGGCGGCGTCGATGTTGCTGCGCAGGGTCCCGCTGCGCACCTGCACCACCGGATCCGACAGGCTGAGGGGGGCGCGCAGGGCCTCCACCAGCAGCTCCATGCGGGTCATGGCCTGGGCCGTCTCCTCGCGCCGGCTCTCCACCACCACCGTCACCTCCTGGCGGCGGTGGTCGAAGGCCACCACGCTTTTGGGCCAGATCCACTCCCAGGCCGGCCCCGGCGCCGGCAGCCGTTCCGGCAACCGTTCCAGCTGCCGCACCCACCCGTAGGCGAAGTACCCCACCGCCCCGCCGGGAAAGGGCAACGGTTCCTCGGGCGGCACCGCCACCGCCAGCTGTCGGGACTGCCAGCGCAGGAGATGCAGGGGATCATTGTCGATGCGGGTGCCGTCCGGGCCCACCAGCACCGCCTTGCCGCCGGCTTCCAGCAGGCGGGCCCATTCGCCGAGGGCGATGAAACTGTACCGGGCCAGCTTGGCGTCCCCTTCCACGCTTTCCAGCAGGGTATGGGCCCCCAGGGGACGCAGGCGTACGTAGGCCGTGATCGGCGTCAGCTGGTCGACCGCGAACCGCTGCACCAGGGCCACGTGCGGGGCCTGACCGTCGTCCCATATCGCCATCCGGCCGGAAACCGGCTTCAACCCAGCCATCCTCATCCTCCCGCAAAACGAAAAATCCCTTCGTCCCTGGGACGAAGGAACCTCCGCGGTGCCACCCATGTTAAACCCACAACGGGTTTCACTCAGCCGGTACAGGACTGCCGTCCGATACCGCCTCCGTTGATAACGGGTGGAGTTCCCGGCCGTACGTACACCTTCCGGTTCCGCAGGCTGCTCCCGAGCCCATTCCCCGGACTCCGTCCCACCGGCCTTCCACCGTCGCCGGCTCGCTAAGGGCCCTCTGTCCGGGTACTCGCCTCGATCATTGCATGAACTTTTCCTGAGCATACCGGGATGATCCCGGCCTGTCAAGCGCCTAGTGGAGCACCGACGCCGGCCGGGCCTCCCCGAGCGCCTCGTCCACCCAGCGGCGCAGGAGGGCCCGTTCCGGCGCCGCCAGGGCGGGGTCCTCCGCCAGCAGGGCCCGCGCCTCGGCCCGGGCCTGCTGCAGGATGTCGAGGTCGGTCAGGGGGTCGGCCAGCTGAAACGCGCGGACGCCGTGCTGGCGGATACCCAGCACCTCCCCCGGGCCGCGCAGGTGCAGGTCCTCCTCCGCCAGGGCCAGCCCGTCCCGCAACCGCACCATGGCGCCGATGCGGGCCTGGGCCTCCTCGGATTCGCTGTCATGGATAAGGAAGCAGAAGCCGGGATCGCGGCCCCGGCCCACCCGGCCCCGCAGCTGGTGCAGCTGGGCCAGCCCGAAGCGGTCGGCGCTCTCGATCACCATCACGGTGGCGTTGGGAACGTCCACCCCCACCTCCACGATGGTGGTGCTGACCAGGACATCAATCGCCCCCTGACGGAAGCGGTCCATTACCGCCTCCCGCTCCGCCCGCGGCATCTGACCATGCAGCAGCCCCACCCGCCAGCCGGGCACCGCCGCCATCCCCCGCGCCAGCTCCACGGCACCCCGCCCGGGCAGCTGGGGGGACTGCTGCACCAGCGGGCACACCACATAAGCCTGCCGCCCGCGGCGCACCTCCTCCGCCACTTTCTGGTAGGCGTCGCGGCGGCGCGCCTGGGGAAGGGCCACGGTGGTAACCGGCCGCCGGCCGGGGGGCAAGCCTTCAATGCGGGAGAGGGCCAGATCCCCGTAGACCGTAAGGGCAAGGGTCCGGGGAATGGGGGTGGCCGTCATGACCAGCAGGTCGGGGGCGAAGCCTTTGCCGGTCAGCACCGCCCGCTGACGCACCCCGAAGCGGTGCTGTTCGTCAATGACCACCACCCCCAGGTCCCGGAACTGAACCCCCTGGGAAAGGAGGGCCTGTGTCCCCACCACCAGCGGCAACCGGCCGGCCTCCACCGCCTCCCGGACGCCATCGGCGGCGCGGTCGTTCCCGACCAGCAGCCCCACTTCCAGGCCCAGCGGGCGCAGCCATCCCTCCAGTACGGCGGCCTGCTGTTCAGCCAGGATTTCGGTCGGCGCCATCAGCGCCGCTTGCCGCCCTGCATCCACCGCCGCCAGCAGGGCCAGGGCAGCCAGGACGGTCTTCCCGGAACCCACCTCACCCTGCAGCAGGCGGGCCATAGGCCGGGGCGCGGCCAGGTCGGCCGCGATCTCCGACCAGGCCGCCTCCTGACCGGGGGTCAGCGGGAACGGCAGGGCCTCCCGGAACCGCCGGGCCAGCGGGCCGTCGGGCTGCTGCGCCTGTCCGGGCTGACTGCCGGGGCCGTGCAACAGCTGCACCGCCAGCGCAATCCGGAAGAATTCGTCGAAGACCAGACGCCGCCGGGCGCGTTCCCGCTCCCGGCTGTCGGCGGGAAAGTGCATCCGGGTGACCGCCCAGGCCCGCGGCGGCAAGTCCAGCCGCTCCCGCAACGGCAGCGGCAGGGGATCCGCCGCCTGGGCCGCCAGGGCAGGCACGTGCCGGCGCATGAACTCCCGCATCCAGCGCTGTTTGAGACCCCCGCTCAGGGGATATACCGGCACCAGACCGGTGGGGGCCACCTCCCCCTCCTCCAGGGCCTCCCACTCGGGATGGGTCATAGCCAGCTGCCGGCCGCGCCATTCCACCGGGCCGGACAGGAGCACCCGCCGCCCGGGCTGGAAGACGCGGCTCAGGTAGGCGGCGTGGAAGAACGTGACCGCCAGGCGGGCCGCCCCTTCCCCCACCTCTACATGCAGGATGGGGCCCGACCGCCCCGGCCGCGGGTCCAGCCGGGCCCGCAGCACGGTCGCGGCCACCGTCGCCTCCAGGCCGGGGCGCAGGCCGGCCAAAGGGGTAAGGGCGGTGCGGTCGAGATGCCGGCGCGGCCAGAGGCTCAGCAGGTCCTCCGCCACGTGCAGGCCCAGCGCCGCCAGGTCCGCGGCCCGGGCCGGCCCTACCCCCGTCAGTCGGTCGAGGGGGTCCCGGAGCCCGACTCCACCACGATTTCGAGCCAGGGACCGGTCTCGGCGGGCGGCAGCGGCACCACCACGGCGTTGAGTCGGCTCTCCCACCAGGTTCGTTCCTCCTCGCTGCTGCGGGCGTCGATGTACACCGTGACCGGACCCCCGTCCGCCGGGCCCGCTATCCGGTCCGCCAGGTCGGCCCGGGAAGGCAGCGGCGGCCCCGCTCCCTCCAGCCGCCAGCCGCCGGGTTCCCGCCAGACCCGGTAATGCCGGGCTCCCGCCACCGCTTGGGCCATGATGCGCCGGTTCTCCCCCCAGGCGCGGCCGGGATCATAATGCAGAGCGGCCAGAGCGGCCAGGGCGGGGCCGGGCACCGCCAGCGCCCCGGCAGGACCGCGCCCCGGCAGGGCCCAGATCCAGCCCGCGCCGTCGGCGGCGGCGGCGGGCTCCGCCAGTTCCGCCCCCAGTTCGGCCAGCACCGGGGCCCACCGTGCCTCCCCGGCCACCCGCAGACCGCCCTCCGCCCGGGCCGCCTCGGCCATCTGCAGGCGCATGTCCTGCAGTTCCAGCCGCCGGATGCCGCCCCAGCCGGCGAGCAGGGCCACCAGTTCGGCCGGGCGGTCGGTGTGGACATGCACCTTGAGCCCGGCTTCGGAGGCGGCCACCACCACCGAGTCCCCCAGTTCCTCCAGCCGCGCCGCCGCCTCTTCGGCAGCCAGCCCCCCGATGGGGCCGGTGAGGAGCGCCTCCACGTCGTAGGGCCGCGCCACCGGCACCGCCGCCTGGCGGCGGGCCCTTTCCCCGTCGCCGGGAACGGCGGCCGGGGGAGCCACCCCTTCCACCAGCGCCCAGGCCTCGACCACCGCCAGCCAGCCCCGGGCGCCGGCGTCCACCACCCCGGCCCGCCGCAGTGCCGGCAGCTGGTCGCGGGTCCCGGCCAGGGCCTCCCAGCCCGCTTCCAGCGCCGCCGCCAGCACCGCCGCCACCGTCGGCGCCCCCCGCGCCGCCGCCGCCATGGCACGGGCGACGGTGAGGACGGTGCCCTCCACCGGGCGGTAGACCTTGGCATACGCCTGTTCGGCCGCCCGCTGCAGCGCCTCCGCCAGGCCGTCCGCATCCCAGGCCTCCCGGCCGCGGGCGGCCAGCTGCATCCCCCGCAGCAGCTGGGACAGGATCATGCCGGAATTGCCGCGGGCCCCCAGCATCGCCCCGTCCGCGGCAGCCCGGGCCACCACCTCCAGGCTGCTGCCGGCAGCCCGCCCGGCAGCCGCCCGGGCCTCCCGCAGGGTCGCCAGCATGTTGTGACCGGTGTCCCCGTCCGGCACCGGGAAGACATTCAAACGGTCAATCTCTCGGGCCTGCTGCCCCAGCCGCTCCTCCGCCGCCGCCAGCCATTGCCGCAGGCGTTCGCCCGTGACGGTTGTCATCCACGCTGCCCGGGCCCGGCCTGCCGGCCCGGTTCCTCCTGTTCCTCAAGCTGGCTCAACGGACGCCCTGGACATGCACGGTGATGCGCTGGGGACGGACCCCTACGGCGTCCTGCAGCCGGAACCCGATGTGCTCCACAATGGCCCGCCCGACTTCAGCGATCCGCACCCCGTAGCCGACCACCACGTAGACATCCACTTCCAGGCGCCCGTCCTCCTCCCGCACCTGCACACCCCGGGCCAGGTTCTCCCGCCGCAGCAGCTCCTGCAGGCCTTCGGATACGCCGCGCGGGATCATGCCCACCACCCCGTAGCTCTCCACCGTGGCCAGGCCGGCCAAGGTGGCAATCACGTCCTCCCCTACCGTCAGCCGGCCCCACGGGGTCTCCCGTTCCATGCCTGTCCCACCCTTGCGCCGTCATCGACCCCTATGCTATCATAGCCGCGACTTTTCCCGGCGGCCGGGTCTCAAAACCGTGCGCCGGAGGGCGACAGGAGGACACGGCTTTGGCCTACCGGTGCGAAATCTGCGGGAAGCACGGCAAGTCCGGCAACCGCGTGAGCCATTCCCATCACAAGACCCGCCGGCGTTGGAAGCCCAACATCCAGCGGGTGCACGCGGTGGTGGACGGTCGCAACCGTCACATCTACGTCTGCACGGCCTGCCTGCGCGCGGGACGGGTGACGCGGGCGGTCTAGCGCGCCCGGCCCGGCGGCGCGGCCCGCGGCGGCGGGCCGCTGCAGTTTTTGCGGCCCTTTCAGGGCCGCTCCCGGCGGAGACGCTCCAGTTCTGCGGCCGGGAAACGGTAGGAACGGCGGCAGTAGGGACACGTCACCTCGGCCCCGCCCTCACTGATCAGCGCTTCCAGCTCACTGGCCGGCAGGGCTGCCAGGATGTCCCGGCTGCGTACCGGTCCGCAATGGCAGCTGTAGGCCAGCCGCTCCGGCGGGAAGTAGTGCACCGGCCCGGGCAGCAGCGCCTCCAGGAGGTCCTCCGGGCGGGCGCCGGCGGCCAGCCGGCGGCTCACCGCACCCAAGGCCTCCACCCGGTCGGCCAGCAGGTCGCCCAAACCGGCCGGGGCATCCGGCAGGAGCTGCACCACCAGCCCGCCGGCCGCCGCCACCAGCCCGCTGCGCCCCACCAGCACCCCCAACGCCACCGCACTCGGGACCTGCTCCGATTGCAGATAATAGCGGGTCAGGTCCTCCGCAATCTCCCCCGTAACCAGCTCCACCTCAGTGCGGTAGCCCTGGTCGCTCTCCCGGTCCACCACCGTGACCGAGAGGCTGCCCCGGTTGCCGACGGCTTGTCCCACCGCCAGCTTGCCGTCCGGACGCAAGGGCAACTCCACATCCGGACGCTCGATACGGGCCCGCAGCTCCCCGCCGGTTTCCGCCTGCGCCTGCACCATACCGGCCGGGCCGCCCCCGTTTACCGACACCGTCAGCCGGAAGCGGGTCTTGAAGTCCGCAGCCAGCAGGGCCGCGGCCGCCAGCAGCCGCCCCATGGCGGCCGCCGCCACCGGTGTCGCTGCATGCAGTTCCTGTGCGGTCAGCGCGCTCTTGGTCACCAGTGCCGCCACCGCCCGCACGGCCCCCCCGGCCGCCGTGGCCCGGACCCGGTAGTCCTGCCAGGGTCCGGGCAGCCGCGCTTCCCTGCCGGTCTGCACCCTCGCCACCGCCTCCGTCCCGGCCCTTGCCGCCGCCGGCCCCCCGGCCGGCGGGCGGGCCGCCGTCTATCGCTTCCGATCCCACAGGCCCAGGAACAACTGCAGGATACGCCCGACCAGGCGGGGAACCTTCACCACCTGCACCTGCATGCCTGACCCCTCCTCTGCTACCTGCCCCCTCCGGGGGCGAACAGCCGCCAGATCAGCCAGACCAGAGCCGCCACCGCCACCAATGGTCCCAGAGCCGCCCACAGCAGCCAGAGCCCGATCCCGAGCGGCCACAGGAAGAGCGGCAGCAGCCGGAGGAGCCCGGCCAATGCCAGCAGGGCCAGCACCAGCGCCACCGCCCGCAACCGGCCCACCCGGGTCACCGCCAGAGGCCGGCTGCCCCAGCGGACCGGCCGGGGCCGGCCCAACGGCCGACCGTACGCCATCCCTGCCACCCCCTTCCCGCCGCCGCATCCGTGGCGACACCCTCCATGCTATACGGCAGGGGCCTCAGGGGTGACAGGGAGCCGCCTACGGCGCGGCCGCGGGCACCCGCGGCGGGTGCCCGGGCCCCTCTGCCAGGATGCGGCGGTAATGATGGTACCGCAGGGCGTCCACCGTCCCGGCCTCCACCGCCGCCCGCACCCCGCAGCCCGGTTCCTCCCCGTGCAGGCAATCCGGAAAACGGCAGCGGATCCCTTCCCACTCCCGGAAAGCGGCCCGCACCGCCAACGGGTCCTCCCAGTGGAGGTCGAGGTGGGTGAAGCCGGGGGTGTCGGCCAGCCACCAGCCCGGTCCGGCCTCCACGATGCGCACCCGGCGCGTGGTCTGCCGCCCGCGCCCGATCCGGCTCAGTTCCTGCACCACCTCCCCCGCCGCCGGCACCAGCCGGTTGAGCAGGGAGGACTTGCCGGCCCCGCTCTCCCCGCTCAGAACCCAGATGCCGGAGCGGGGGTGGCGCCGGAAGGCATCCAGGCCGGTCCCGGTGCGGCTGCTGACCGCCCAGACGGGATAGCCGGCGGCCCGGTAGACCGCGGCCAGGGTCTCCACCGGCCCCGGGTCCTCCACCAGGTCGACCTTGGTCACCACCACCTCGGCCGCCAGTCCCAGCAGCTCCGCCGCCACCAGGCGCCGATCCAGCAGCCAGCGCGACCCTTCCGGATGCCGGAGGGAGAAGCACGCCAGCACCCCATCCGGGTTGGCCACCGGCGGCCGGCCCAGGACCCGCCGCCGCGGCAGCACCTGTAGGATCCGGGCTTCGCCGGCCTCGGGGTCGGTGACCTCGATTTCGACCTCATCACCGGCCAGGATGCGGCCCGCCTCCAGCTTGAGCCGTCCCCGCAGGTGGCAGAGATAGCGGCGGCCGTCCGCCGGCACCCACACGGTCGGCCGGTTGGCTTCCACCGTCTCGACCCGCCCCTGCATGCGCTGCCTAACCTCCCGTGGTGGTGTTACCGGTCCCGCCCGGCGCCGGCGCCGGGGAGGGACCGTAGTTCGGCACCAGGGCGGTCGGCGGTTGTGCCTGCCCGTTCAGGAAGACGAGCAGCTGGCCGGAGGTGCCGTACCACACAAAGGGCAGGTTGACGGTCTGGCCGGGCCCCACCCGCTGGTAATAGACCTCCTCATTGTCCATGTTGTCGGTAATGACCACCTTGACCACCGAGTCCGGCGGGGCCGAGGCTGGCACCTGAAAGCGGGCGGTACTGAGGTTGCGGGTGGCGGAGGCGCTGGCAGGGCTGGGCCCCTCTGATACCACCACGCTAACGGCGCTGACGCCCGCAGCCTTGGTGTAGGGCGCCGGGCTCTGGTCAATGATGGTATTGGCCGGCTGGGTGCTGTATTGCAAGGTCGAGGAACCCAGGGCCAGGTTGAGGGCCGCCAGCTGTGCGGAGGCCTCCCCCACCGTGAGACCGGCCAGGTTAGGCACCAACTGCCCCAGGCCCGTGCCTTTGGAGACCCAGAGCGTCACTTCGGTCCCTTCCCGGGCGCGGGTACCGCTGGACGGCCGTTGCCGCACCACCTGCCCGCGCGGGGCGCGGCTGTCCACGTGGCGCACCCGCACGCGCAGGCCGGCCACCTGCAGCACCTGGCTGGCCTGAAAGACGTCCTCCCCCTCCACCAGCGGCACCCGGATCATGACCGGGCCGGAACTGACCACCAGCTCCACCGGCCGCCCGGCTTTGACAGCGGTCCGGGGTCCGGGCACCTCATGCAGCACCCGGCCGGGCGGTACCGTCGCCGACGGGGCGCGGCCGGCCACCTCCGCCACCAGCCCCGCTTGACGCAGCCGGGCCTCCGCCTGCGCCAGCGGCTGGCCCAGGACGTCAGGTACGGTCACGGTCGGGACCGCCAGCCAGCGGTCCAGGGCGTAGGCCCCCCCTAACCCCAACGCCAGCAGCAGCGCGGCGGCGCCGGCCGCCCAGGCCCACCAGCGCCGTTTGCGCCGGGGCCGGCGGGGCGCAGCCGGCGCTGGCGCGGCCGCAGCAGCGGGGGCCTCGCGCTCCGGGGCGCGCGCCGCCGCCGCTTCCCAGGGCAGTTCCCCCTGACGCACCCGCTGGATGTCCGCCCGCAGGCTGGCGGCACTCTGATACCGGTCGGCCGGATCCTTGGCCAGGGCCCGCTCCACAAGGCGGGCCACCCCTTCCGGGATGCCGGGCCGCACGGCATCCACCCGCGGCGCCTGGTCCTGCAGATGCTTGATGGCCACCCCGATGGGACTGTCCCCCTCGAAGGGCAGGCGGCCGGTCAGCATCTCGAACAGCACCACCCCCAGGGAGTAGATATCGGACTGGGCCCCCACCATCTTGCCGCGGGCCTGCTCCGGACTCAGGTACTGCACCGTGCCCAGCAGGGAGCCGGTGTTGACCAGGGTGCCGCTGGTCGCGGCGTAGGCAATGCCGAAGTCGGTGACCTTGACCACCCCGTCGGCCGCCAGCAGGATGTTCTGGGGCTTGATGTCGCGGTGGATGAGGCGGGCGGCGTGCGCCACGCTCAAGGCCTGCGCCACCTGGTCCGCGATGGACAGGGCCTCCTCCAC is a genomic window containing:
- the pabA gene encoding 4-amino-4-deoxychorismate synthase; anthranilate synthase (subunit II) (Evidence 2a : Function from experimental evidences in other organisms; PubMedId : 9098056, 16605270, 17114263, 24847778; Product type e : enzyme) → MAMTLVIDNYDSFTYNLVQMLGERTGEVLVVRNDAYTPEELLAWNPACAVLSPGPGTPEAAGMTVAFVRAAAARRLPVLGVCLGHQAIAVAFGGRIVPAPRLMHGKQDRIRHRGEGLLAGLDDGFPAGRYHSLAVDVAGVPELIVDGWSDDGTVMSLRHRELPIYGIQFHPESVLTPDGGAIIDRFLAQAYPGSRKTPVRADAARRG
- the trpE gene encoding anthranilate synthase (Evidence 2a : Function from experimental evidences in other organisms; PubMedId : 2422155, 9383185, 17555270, 10714985, 12963367, 15063849, 17114058; Product type e : enzyme) — its product is MAGLKPVSGRMAIWDDGQAPHVALVQRFAVDQLTPITAYVRLRPLGAHTLLESVEGDAKLARYSFIALGEWARLLEAGGKAVLVGPDGTRIDNDPLHLLRWQSRQLAVAVPPEEPLPFPGGAVGYFAYGWVRQLERLPERLPAPGPAWEWIWPKSVVAFDHRRQEVTVVVESRREETAQAMTRMELLVEALRAPLSLSDPVVQVRSGTLRSNIDAAGFREAVLRAKEYIRAGDIFQVVLSQAMEVEVQGDSLSLYRRLRRLNPSPYLFFLETPRRTLVGASPEALVRVNAGRVVSRPIAGTRPRGATRAEDERLWEELIHDEKERAEHVMLVDLVRNDLGRVSRYGSVTVDAMMVRESYSHVMHIVSEVSGELAPAYDALDALAATFPAGTLTGAPKIRAMEIIDELEPEGRRAYGGVVGYVSHRGDLDACITIRTIEVQNGRARVQAGAGIVADSDPDREYQESLNKARAALAVLEEADEEWL
- the trpD gene encoding anthranilate phosphoribosyltransferase (Evidence 2a : Function from experimental evidences in other organisms; PubMedId : 2422155, 9383185, 17555270, 10714985, 12963367, 17114058; Product type e : enzyme) produces the protein MVNAEAMDVAGALAALTEGQRLTEAEAETLMDRIMEGAATPVQIAGILIALRMRGETVEELTGFARAMRRHAAPVAVQRRPVIDTCGTGGDRSFTFNVSTVAALVAAGAGVTVAKHGNRSASSRSGSADLLESLGVNLALPPAVMGELVDEVGFGFLFAQNVHTSMRYAAGPRRELGVRTVFNILGPLTNPVAPEMQLLGVFAADWVEPLAEVLRRLGTRRAMVVHGAGGLDEVSLAGPTRYALVDGDQVRSGELTPEDLGLPRYPVEAMRGGDPAANAAICRRVLAGEAGPHLDMVLANAGVALFVAGAAADPREGVELARASIAGGRARTVLDRLVERSQAAAR
- the recG gene encoding ATP-dependent DNA helicase RecG yields the protein MAEDLLSLWPRRHLDRTALTPLAGLRPGLEATVAATVLRARLDPRPGRSGPILHVEVGEGAARLAVTFFHAAYLSRVFQPGRRVLLSGPVEWRGRQLAMTHPEWEALEEGEVAPTGLVPVYPLSGGLKQRWMREFMRRHVPALAAQAADPLPLPLRERLDLPPRAWAVTRMHFPADSRERERARRRLVFDEFFRIALAVQLLHGPGSQPGQAQQPDGPLARRFREALPFPLTPGQEAAWSEIAADLAAPRPMARLLQGEVGSGKTVLAALALLAAVDAGRQAALMAPTEILAEQQAAVLEGWLRPLGLEVGLLVGNDRAADGVREAVEAGRLPLVVGTQALLSQGVQFRDLGVVVIDEQHRFGVRQRAVLTGKGFAPDLLVMTATPIPRTLALTVYGDLALSRIEGLPPGRRPVTTVALPQARRRDAYQKVAEEVRRGRQAYVVCPLVQQSPQLPGRGAVELARGMAAVPGWRVGLLHGQMPRAEREAVMDRFRQGAIDVLVSTTIVEVGVDVPNATVMVIESADRFGLAQLHQLRGRVGRGRDPGFCFLIHDSESEEAQARIGAMVRLRDGLALAEEDLHLRGPGEVLGIRQHGVRAFQLADPLTDLDILQQARAEARALLAEDPALAAPERALLRRWVDEALGEARPASVLH
- the trpC gene encoding Indole-3-glycerol phosphate synthase, with product MFLEEITARTDARVARLKQAGVPRTRTAGPPRPMAEAIRRRGFGVVAECKHRSPSKGWLTDRYDPVAQARGYEARGAAAISVLTEPDFFAGSLEHLAAVREAVGLPVLRKDFLRDPLQVEEAWAWGADAVLVIVRILDGDAGRLQALLEAAAALGLDALTEVHSPAELDQALAAGARFVGVNNRDLDSFETRLDFSREMAPRLPPGVTALSESGYRTAEEALLARSWGYRGILVGETLMRGGTLLDGINAWGSR
- the trpF gene encoding N-(5'-phosphoribosyl)anthranilate isomerase translates to MGFAVKICGITRPAEARDALAAGADYLGLVLAPSRRQVSLDQAQALVDALPGLERSRWVAVLRDPDASLVDALLGALPGISLQVHGRGPQGWVDAVRAGGGRAIYSGPHPHPGAEVWLIDGKVPGSGQAWDWRRPERIPAGQSLWLAGGLRVETVAAAVAAVRPDGVDVSTGVEGPAGKDPVLMAAFVAAARAAAAGLAKAARDVRELGI